The proteins below come from a single Asanoa ferruginea genomic window:
- a CDS encoding GNAT family N-acetyltransferase, whose translation MTIRTNTAGQPAVLAAAPARQARNSAAFWAATGRARGHEVIRRPGFVAVAGDERAGLRVLIQAPELGADELDEIAELVGRAARPVDAEDPFSSTDLSHLGMRSWQMPVMLRQPGPVAEPAMRVIRVRDEEDLREAERAVIAGFELTRFEPYRGGEMFPVALIEQQGVDVFIARLDDAVAGACVTVVDDGFASHYWVATPPAFRSRGVGRAVMLGSLAHLGDLPVTLTASRLGRPLYESLGFTAAAPSTWWSSR comes from the coding sequence ATGACGATCAGGACAAACACGGCCGGCCAGCCCGCCGTGCTGGCTGCGGCGCCGGCGCGCCAGGCTCGCAACTCCGCCGCCTTCTGGGCCGCGACCGGCCGGGCCCGTGGCCACGAGGTGATCCGCCGCCCCGGCTTCGTCGCCGTGGCCGGTGACGAGCGCGCGGGCCTACGCGTCCTGATCCAGGCGCCCGAGCTTGGCGCCGACGAGCTGGACGAGATCGCCGAACTGGTAGGCCGCGCCGCGCGGCCGGTGGACGCGGAGGACCCATTCAGCTCGACCGACCTGAGTCACCTCGGCATGCGGAGCTGGCAGATGCCGGTCATGCTGCGCCAGCCCGGCCCTGTTGCCGAACCGGCGATGCGCGTGATCCGGGTGCGCGATGAGGAGGACCTGCGCGAGGCCGAGCGTGCCGTGATCGCAGGCTTCGAGCTGACCAGGTTCGAACCCTACCGTGGCGGCGAGATGTTCCCTGTGGCGCTGATCGAACAGCAGGGTGTCGACGTGTTCATCGCGCGCCTTGACGATGCGGTTGCCGGGGCATGTGTCACCGTCGTCGACGACGGGTTCGCCAGCCACTACTGGGTCGCGACACCGCCCGCTTTCCGCTCCCGCGGCGTAGGGCGGGCGGTCATGCTCGGCTCCCTGGCTCACCTCGGGGACCTGCCGGTGACGCTCACGGCTTCGCGGCTGGGCAGGCCGCTGTATGAGTCTCTGGGCTTCACTGCCGCAGCGCCTTCGACCTGGTGGTCTTCGCGATAG